DNA from Arthrobacter sp. PvP023:
GCCGCCGTCGACATTTTCCACCGTCACGCTGCCCTCGTGGGCGCGGATGATTCCGGCCACCATGCTGAGCCCGATCCCGGCGCCGCTGTAGCCCGCGGCTTCCGGTTCCGGTCCGGTGATACCCGTGCCGCCGGAGCGGCTGCGCGAGGGATTCTTCTGCCATCCGGTGTCGAAGAGGCGGGGTATGTCCTCCGGTGCAATTCCGCCGCAGCGGTCCGTCACCGAAACCACCGCATCGTCCCCGTCCCTGGTGACTTCAACGGTCACGCCGGAGCCGGGCTGGCTGTACAAAATGGCATTCAGCACCACGTTGCGGACCGCCCGCCCCAGGGAGGGGCCGTCCGCGAGGGCCAGGCACTCCCGCACCCCGCCGCCGTCGAGCCTTATCTTCCGGCGGGTGGCGAGCGGTGCGAGGTCCGCGATCGCGTCGCTGGCGAGGTCGTAGAGATCCAGCGGTTCGGCCTTGAGCCGCAGGGTGCCTGCCTGGATCTTGGAGAGCTCCAGGAGATCATTGACCATGATGGCCATCTGGTCTGTCTGGCTGATGATTTTGCGGTAGTAGCCGCTGACGTCGTCGGCCATTCCGTCTTCAAGCGCTTCGGCCATCGCGCGCATGCTGGCCAGCGGCGTGCGAAGGTCGTGCGAAATCCAGCTGACGAGTTCGCGGCGGGAGTTCTCGACGGCGGCCTCCCGCTCCCGGGATTCAGCCAGCCTGCGGCTGCTGCGTTCCAGTTCGTCCGCCAGTTCCGAGAGCTCGGAACTCATGAGCGGCGCCGGCAGGCCCGGGTGCTCGCCGCGTCCAATGCTCCTTGCGGCAGCTGCGAGGAGTTTGGCGTTGCGCGACACGCGCGCCCCGAGGACCAGTGAGATGGCCACGGCCACCGCGGATGCGATGGCCAGGACGTACCACATGACCTCCAGGTCCCGGGCGGAAATAACCATCGCATTGAAGGCGCTCACCATGCCTGCGGTCAGGACCGCAACGGTGGACAGCACCACCACGCAGATCTGGACGGCGATGGACGT
Protein-coding regions in this window:
- a CDS encoding cell wall metabolism sensor histidine kinase WalK, with the translated sequence MQTAELLAIVAWALLWAVVIGAASLLLLRPLRRTSIAVQICVVVLSTVAVLTAGMVSAFNAMVISARDLEVMWYVLAIASAVAVAISLVLGARVSRNAKLLAAAARSIGRGEHPGLPAPLMSSELSELADELERSSRRLAESREREAAVENSRRELVSWISHDLRTPLASMRAMAEALEDGMADDVSGYYRKIISQTDQMAIMVNDLLELSKIQAGTLRLKAEPLDLYDLASDAIADLAPLATRRKIRLDGGGVRECLALADGPSLGRAVRNVVLNAILYSQPGSGVTVEVTRDGDDAVVSVTDRCGGIAPEDIPRLFDTGWQKNPSRSRSGGTGITGPEPEAAGYSGAGIGLSMVAGIIRAHEGSVTVENVDGGCRFSLRLPAPDRAHPSDAPRRSSTGSQDMTEAKVRRGH